A region from the Nonlabens sp. YIK11 genome encodes:
- a CDS encoding ArnT family glycosyltransferase: MTLFKRLPVLYLLPLLLLYIVVALLTIDTELGGDQARYLMYAQNIIDGGYAIDGPLFLWNGPGYPIILAPFVWLGMPLAALKFINVFFLFSGIVLFYRTCLRFLSVRHALWGAYLLGLYYPQVSFSLRYLLSEGFAFFLASTILFLFCEILNRFSIKKLILASLALGFLILTKVIFAYVVLGFICVLLVLIAFRTFKAKCYRLILICLLANAVTLPYLTYTYSLTGEFPYYANSGGQCLYWLSTPYEGEQGEWVLVRGREFEKKPQFENHNEFFNSIETLEPVEKDKYLKEKAFENILSYPKKFLKNYISNVSRLFLDIPNSYTYQEFSFILLAVPNSFLFVFICLSTVMMIPLRKRLPLVVTASAAFAIIYLLGSSLLCAYSRMLFPALPFLFFWIFYMIYLWKNPEAGITMD; this comes from the coding sequence ATGACGTTATTTAAAAGGTTGCCTGTTTTATACCTGTTACCGTTGCTGTTGCTTTATATAGTGGTGGCTCTTTTGACCATAGATACAGAATTAGGCGGCGATCAAGCTCGATACTTGATGTATGCGCAAAATATTATTGATGGTGGCTATGCCATTGATGGGCCTTTATTTTTATGGAACGGACCAGGTTATCCCATTATTTTGGCACCATTCGTTTGGCTAGGCATGCCACTAGCGGCGTTGAAGTTTATCAATGTTTTCTTTCTGTTTTCAGGCATTGTGCTTTTCTACCGCACATGCTTGCGTTTTTTATCGGTAAGACATGCTTTATGGGGTGCCTATCTTTTAGGTTTGTACTATCCACAGGTGAGTTTTTCTCTTAGGTACCTTCTTTCAGAAGGTTTTGCTTTTTTTCTGGCTAGCACTATACTGTTTCTATTCTGTGAAATTCTGAATAGGTTTTCTATAAAGAAATTGATTCTAGCATCTCTGGCTCTTGGGTTTCTTATTCTCACCAAGGTCATTTTTGCATATGTCGTTCTTGGGTTTATATGCGTTTTGCTGGTGCTTATCGCATTCCGTACGTTTAAAGCCAAGTGTTATCGTTTGATCTTGATCTGTCTACTAGCTAACGCCGTAACGCTGCCATACTTGACGTACACTTATAGCTTGACCGGTGAATTTCCTTATTATGCCAATTCTGGTGGGCAATGTCTGTACTGGTTGAGTACGCCGTATGAAGGTGAGCAAGGTGAATGGGTACTGGTACGAGGCCGGGAATTTGAAAAAAAGCCGCAGTTTGAGAACCACAACGAGTTTTTCAATTCTATTGAAACACTAGAACCTGTTGAGAAGGATAAATATTTAAAGGAGAAAGCTTTTGAGAATATCTTGAGCTACCCAAAAAAGTTCTTGAAAAACTACATCTCAAATGTGAGTAGGTTATTTCTGGATATTCCTAATAGCTATACGTATCAAGAGTTTTCTTTTATTCTTCTGGCCGTGCCCAATAGTTTTTTGTTTGTGTTCATCTGCTTGAGTACTGTAATGATGATTCCACTAAGGAAGAGGCTGCCATTGGTTGTCACGGCATCTGCAGCATTTGCAATTATTTATCTTTTAGGGAGCTCATTGCTCTGTGCATATTCCCGGATGCTTTTTCCCGCTTTACCGTTCTTGTTTTTTTGGATTTTTTACATGATCTATCTATGGAAAAATCCAGAAGCAGGAATTACAATGGATTAA
- a CDS encoding AIR synthase related protein, whose protein sequence is MSNEISKRYAQRGVSAGKEDVHNAIKNVDKGLFPQAFCKIVPDYLTGSNDHCLIMHADGAGTKSSLAYTYWKETGDISVWKGIAQDALIMNIDDLLCVGATDNILLSSTIGRNKNLIPGEVISAIINGTEELIADLKKHGVEIISTGGETADVGDLVRTIIVDSTVTARMKRSDVVDNANIQAGDVIVGLASYGQATYESAYNGGMGSNGLTSARHDVFHKSMASKYPESFDAAVPEDLVYSGSKHLTDSIENSPIDAGKLVLSPTRTYAPIIKKILSSVSREHLHGMVHCSGGAQTKILHFIKNLHIVKDQLFDLPPLFKMIQEESGTDWKEMYQVFNMGHRMELYVNESIARDIISISESFNVPAQIIGRVEAADSKKLTIKSEFGTFEY, encoded by the coding sequence ATGAGCAATGAGATTTCCAAAAGATACGCGCAACGCGGCGTTAGTGCAGGTAAAGAAGATGTACATAATGCGATTAAAAATGTAGATAAAGGCTTGTTCCCACAGGCTTTTTGCAAGATTGTTCCAGATTATTTGACCGGCTCAAACGACCATTGTCTCATAATGCATGCAGATGGCGCAGGTACCAAGTCTAGCCTTGCTTACACTTATTGGAAAGAAACAGGCGACATCTCTGTATGGAAAGGAATTGCACAAGATGCACTCATCATGAATATTGATGACCTGCTTTGTGTAGGTGCCACAGACAATATCTTATTGTCCAGTACCATAGGACGCAATAAAAACCTTATTCCTGGCGAGGTCATCAGTGCCATCATCAATGGTACGGAAGAACTCATTGCAGACCTAAAAAAACATGGGGTAGAAATCATCTCTACCGGTGGTGAAACGGCAGATGTAGGCGATTTGGTTCGTACGATCATTGTAGACTCCACGGTTACTGCTCGAATGAAGCGCAGCGATGTCGTGGACAATGCAAACATCCAGGCTGGAGATGTTATTGTTGGTTTGGCTAGCTATGGACAAGCCACCTACGAATCCGCCTATAATGGCGGTATGGGAAGTAATGGACTTACCAGTGCAAGACACGATGTGTTCCATAAGTCTATGGCCTCTAAATATCCTGAAAGTTTTGACGCAGCCGTTCCAGAAGATTTGGTTTATTCTGGATCAAAACATTTAACCGATTCCATTGAGAACAGTCCTATTGATGCAGGTAAATTAGTGCTCTCGCCTACTCGCACCTATGCGCCTATCATCAAGAAAATATTGAGCAGTGTTTCTAGAGAGCATCTACATGGCATGGTACATTGTAGTGGTGGCGCTCAGACTAAAATTCTACATTTCATAAAGAATTTACACATTGTTAAGGATCAGCTTTTTGATTTACCACCTTTGTTTAAGATGATTCAGGAAGAGTCTGGAACTGATTGGAAGGAAATGTATCAGGTATTCAACATGGGACATCGTATGGAGCTATACGTGAATGAGTCGATCGCACGAGATATCATTTCAATCTCAGAGTCCTTTAACGTACCAGCTCAAATTATCGGACGTGTAGAAGCTGCCGATTCCAAAAAACTGACGATTAAAAGTGAATTTGGAACTTTTGAATACTAA